One window of the Methylovirgula sp. HY1 genome contains the following:
- the mobA gene encoding molybdenum cofactor guanylyltransferase MobA, producing MAQNPMPASTPLSAPHETTAGILLAGGRSRRMGGGDKPLISLGGLSLLTRVAGTLQPQCDALLISANGDPGRFAAYGLPVVADDVPDFAGPLAGILAGLDFIATYLPEARFAVSVATDTPFLPGDLVARLHLAREREEAELVCARSGGRVHPVVALWPITIRADLRQALVREDLRKIEHFLERYRLAYADWPAEAFDPFLNINAPTDLADAERILQAGMGIRERA from the coding sequence GACCACCGCCGGCATTCTTCTCGCCGGCGGCCGATCGCGCCGCATGGGCGGCGGCGACAAGCCGCTCATAAGTCTCGGCGGCCTCTCTTTGCTGACCCGTGTCGCCGGCACATTACAGCCCCAATGCGACGCATTGCTCATCAGCGCCAATGGCGATCCCGGACGGTTCGCTGCTTACGGCCTGCCCGTCGTTGCCGACGATGTGCCGGATTTTGCCGGGCCGCTGGCCGGAATTCTCGCCGGCCTCGATTTTATCGCCACCTATTTGCCGGAAGCGCGGTTTGCCGTCAGCGTCGCGACCGACACGCCGTTCCTGCCGGGCGATCTCGTCGCGCGCCTGCATCTGGCGCGTGAAAGGGAAGAGGCCGAACTCGTCTGCGCGCGTTCCGGCGGACGGGTTCACCCGGTGGTCGCATTATGGCCGATCACGATCCGGGCCGATCTGCGACAAGCGCTCGTGCGAGAGGATCTGCGCAAGATCGAGCATTTTCTGGAGCGCTACCGTCTGGCTTATGCCGATTGGCCGGCCGAAGCTTTCGACCCCTTCCTCAACATCAATGCGCCGACTGATCTCGCCGATGCCGAACGGATCTTGCAGGCAGGCATGGGCATAAGGGAACGTGCCTAG
- a CDS encoding DUF2478 domain-containing protein: MPLDTTTYLDLRGLKCPLPVLRTRKLLGKLEDGVRLIVECTDPLSVIDIPHLVRMLGDVLELNVERDGIYVFHIRRGAAMRQDAPNQQSTSMINDPAKFLAALIFETSDEVNGVMAEFAAALTARGHRLAGCIQVSANTQGCGCPQTHVLDLESGARIPILQDLGTHAQACRADSAALADVAGRARQALERRPDLLIINRFGRLESEGKGMRDEIAAAATADIPVLVGVASRYLEAWRGFALGLDEELACTRTAVDDWWQRLERVRLA, encoded by the coding sequence ATGCCGCTCGACACTACAACCTATCTCGATCTGCGCGGCCTGAAATGTCCCTTGCCGGTTTTGCGCACGCGCAAGCTGCTCGGCAAGCTTGAGGATGGCGTGCGCCTGATCGTCGAATGCACCGATCCGCTCTCGGTCATCGATATTCCGCATCTGGTGCGTATGTTGGGCGATGTGCTGGAACTCAATGTAGAGCGCGACGGAATCTATGTCTTCCATATTCGGCGCGGCGCGGCGATGCGCCAAGACGCTCCAAACCAACAATCCACGTCCATGATCAATGATCCGGCAAAGTTCCTCGCCGCGCTCATTTTCGAAACGAGCGACGAGGTCAATGGCGTGATGGCCGAATTCGCCGCGGCGCTCACCGCGCGCGGCCATAGGCTTGCCGGCTGCATTCAGGTCAGCGCCAATACGCAAGGCTGCGGATGTCCGCAAACCCATGTGCTCGATCTTGAAAGCGGTGCGCGGATCCCGATCCTGCAGGATCTCGGCACGCATGCGCAGGCCTGTCGGGCCGACAGTGCCGCGCTCGCCGATGTCGCGGGACGCGCACGTCAGGCGCTGGAGCGGCGTCCGGATCTGCTCATCATCAATCGGTTCGGCCGTCTCGAATCCGAGGGCAAGGGCATGCGTGACGAAATCGCCGCCGCCGCCACCGCCGATATTCCGGTGCTTGTCGGTGTGGCGTCGCGCTATCTCGAAGCCTGGCGCGGCTTTGCGCTCGGGCTGGACGAAGAGCTGGCTTGCACGCGGACGGCGGTGGACGATTGGTGGCAGCGGCTGGAGCGGGTCCGTCTCGCCTGA
- the mobB gene encoding molybdopterin-guanine dinucleotide biosynthesis protein B, protein MRVIGLAGWSGAGKTTLIVKLIPALQARGLSVSTLKHAHHHFEIDQPGKDSFRHREAGAHEVLIASSNRFALLHELRGAPEPSLATLIGKLEPVDILIIEGFRQEPHAKLEVHRAANAKPFLFPDDTNIKALVSDAPEAGALFGTRLPYAHLDAIESAVDLILKFATPVADTLRQLSATRQME, encoded by the coding sequence ATGCGGGTGATCGGCCTAGCCGGATGGAGCGGCGCCGGAAAGACGACATTGATCGTCAAGCTGATCCCGGCGCTGCAGGCGCGCGGTCTCAGCGTCTCGACGCTCAAACATGCGCATCATCATTTCGAGATAGATCAGCCCGGCAAGGATTCTTTCCGGCATCGCGAGGCCGGCGCGCATGAAGTGCTGATTGCCTCATCCAACCGCTTCGCGCTTTTGCACGAATTGCGCGGCGCGCCCGAGCCTTCGCTCGCCACACTTATAGGCAAGCTCGAACCGGTCGACATTCTCATCATCGAGGGCTTTCGCCAGGAACCACATGCGAAATTGGAAGTGCATCGCGCCGCCAATGCCAAGCCCTTCCTGTTTCCAGACGATACCAATATCAAAGCTTTGGTGAGCGACGCGCCGGAGGCCGGCGCGCTTTTCGGCACGCGGCTTCCCTATGCGCATCTCGATGCCATCGAGAGCGCTGTCGATCTGATCCTCAAATTCGCAACGCCTGTCGCGGACACGCTGCGCCAGCTTTCGGCAACCCGGCAAATGGAATAA
- the glp gene encoding gephyrin-like molybdotransferase Glp, with the protein MTKLSKDVFATGAAALSVEAAVDLIMARVPAIEATEMVGLFAAEGRVLAQTLAAAVDLPPFDNSAVDGYAARWSDLAKDGETKLPVAGRIAAGHTLDQAAPEHAALRIFTGAPVPEGFDTIFMQEDCSLLDDGQVLLPPGLAKGANLRPRGEELAKGAQALPAGRRLMPEDIGLAAALGVTEFKVRRRLKAAIFSTGDEIVSPGMALPVAAVYDANRFMLHAMLQRLGVEVEDLGILPDDRGLITTALGEAAKSYDLVVTSGGVSMGEEDHVKAALEAEGSLAFWKLAIKPGRPVAMGILHGTPFIGLPGNPVAVFVCFAALVRPLIAALNGATAEPLRRQKVVSGFAFTKKPGRREYLRVSLRTDAKGEAVAEKYAVQGSGALTSLTRTRGLVELREETTEIAPGDRLDFIDFALMR; encoded by the coding sequence ATGACCAAACTCAGCAAGGATGTTTTTGCCACCGGCGCCGCGGCATTGTCGGTGGAGGCGGCGGTCGACCTCATTATGGCGCGTGTGCCGGCCATTGAAGCGACCGAAATGGTCGGGCTTTTTGCGGCCGAAGGCCGGGTCCTCGCCCAGACGCTCGCCGCCGCCGTCGATCTGCCGCCTTTCGACAATTCCGCCGTCGACGGCTATGCCGCCCGCTGGAGCGATCTGGCAAAGGACGGAGAGACCAAGCTGCCGGTCGCCGGCCGCATCGCCGCCGGCCATACGCTGGACCAAGCCGCGCCCGAACACGCCGCCTTGCGCATCTTCACCGGCGCGCCCGTGCCCGAGGGCTTCGATACAATCTTCATGCAGGAAGACTGCAGCCTGCTCGACGATGGCCAAGTGCTGCTGCCGCCGGGGCTCGCGAAGGGTGCCAATCTCCGGCCACGCGGCGAAGAACTCGCCAAGGGTGCGCAAGCGTTGCCGGCAGGCCGCCGCCTGATGCCGGAAGATATCGGCCTCGCCGCGGCACTCGGCGTCACCGAATTCAAAGTGCGGCGAAGGCTCAAAGCCGCGATCTTTTCGACCGGCGACGAGATCGTTTCGCCCGGCATGGCCCTGCCCGTCGCGGCGGTCTATGACGCCAATCGCTTCATGCTTCACGCCATGTTGCAACGGCTCGGCGTTGAGGTGGAAGATCTCGGCATTTTGCCCGACGATCGCGGCCTCATCACCACCGCTTTGGGCGAAGCGGCGAAATCCTATGATCTCGTCGTGACGTCGGGCGGCGTCTCGATGGGCGAGGAAGATCATGTGAAGGCGGCGCTCGAAGCGGAAGGCTCGCTCGCCTTTTGGAAGCTCGCGATCAAGCCCGGCCGGCCGGTCGCCATGGGCATTTTGCACGGCACGCCCTTCATCGGCCTGCCCGGCAATCCGGTCGCGGTCTTCGTCTGTTTCGCGGCGCTCGTGCGGCCACTGATCGCCGCCCTCAACGGCGCCACTGCCGAACCCTTGCGTCGGCAGAAGGTCGTCTCCGGCTTCGCCTTCACGAAAAAGCCGGGACGCCGCGAATATCTCCGCGTCTCGCTGCGGACCGATGCGAAGGGCGAGGCCGTCGCCGAGAAATATGCGGTGCAAGGCAGCGGCGCCTTGACCTCGCTCACCCGCACGCGAGGCCTCGTCGAATTGCGTGAAGAGACGACCGAGATCGCGCCGGGCGATCGGCTGGACTTCATCGACTTTGCGCTGATGCGATGA
- the cutA gene encoding divalent-cation tolerance protein CutA — MIHETERTAAAYAAVLTTCGDRASAKALARALVERQLAACVQMLPIDSIYTWDGKIEEAAEILLICKIKRADYEAVEKAIRALHAYATPEIVMLPIAQGFGPYLAWIDSVTR; from the coding sequence ATGATTCATGAAACCGAGCGCACGGCCGCTGCCTATGCCGCCGTTTTGACCACATGCGGTGATCGCGCGTCCGCCAAGGCGTTGGCGCGCGCCCTTGTCGAACGGCAGCTCGCCGCCTGCGTGCAAATGCTCCCGATCGACAGCATTTACACCTGGGACGGCAAAATCGAGGAGGCGGCCGAGATCCTGCTCATCTGCAAGATCAAGCGGGCCGATTACGAAGCGGTGGAGAAGGCGATCCGCGCGCTGCATGCCTATGCGACGCCGGAGATCGTCATGCTGCCGATCGCGCAGGGTTTTGGCCCCTATCTCGCCTGGATCGACAGCGTGACGCGCTGA
- a CDS encoding Fur family transcriptional regulator: protein MTIHAPARKERKRKDAMASPAVKGALAAAEDLCLQHGVKLTASRRLILEILAREGRPLGAYDMIEKVAETTGKRPAPVSIYRALDFLLENSLVHRLASRNAYLACDHGHGLQDLVVFLICETCGTVVEATSDALRHDLATLAATTRFAPRSQVMEIAGRCRACGEAQA, encoded by the coding sequence ATGACGATTCACGCCCCGGCGCGGAAGGAGCGCAAGCGCAAGGACGCCATGGCCAGCCCCGCGGTCAAGGGCGCTTTGGCCGCGGCGGAGGATCTGTGCCTCCAGCATGGCGTCAAACTGACCGCCAGCCGCCGTCTGATCCTCGAAATTCTCGCCCGCGAGGGACGCCCGCTTGGCGCCTATGACATGATCGAAAAAGTCGCGGAAACGACGGGCAAGCGCCCGGCCCCCGTCTCGATCTATCGCGCGCTCGATTTCCTGCTCGAAAACAGCCTCGTTCACCGGCTTGCCTCGCGCAACGCCTATCTCGCCTGCGACCATGGCCATGGTCTGCAGGATCTGGTCGTCTTCCTCATCTGCGAAACTTGCGGCACGGTCGTCGAGGCGACCTCGGATGCTTTGCGCCATGATCTCGCGACGCTCGCGGCCACGACCCGATTCGCGCCGCGCAGCCAGGTCATGGAAATCGCCGGCCGCTGCCGCGCCTGCGGCGAGGCGCAGGCTTGA
- the ispG gene encoding flavodoxin-dependent (E)-4-hydroxy-3-methylbut-2-enyl-diphosphate synthase: MSASPSPCVSLGSEAVQAGPAPRRSSVGVLVGSGPGAVMVGGGAPIAVQSMTNTDTADVDGTVTQVAALARAGSELVRITVDRDEAAAAVPHIREKLDKMGVTVPLIGDFHYIGHKLLAEHPACAEALAKYRINPGNVGFKDKRDTQFSTIVEFAIRYGKTVRIGANWGSLDQELLTSLMDENAKSNAPIEAAAVMREAMVQSALLSAARAEEIGLPRNRIILSAKVSDVQHLIAVYRMLAKRSDYALHLGLTEAGMGTKGIVASSAALGILLQEGIGDTIRVSLTPEPGGDRTLEVQVGQEILQTMGFRTFVPLVAACPGCGRTTSTVFQELARDIQSYIRDEMPMWRVRYPGVETLNVAVMGCIVNGPGESKHADIGISLPGTGETPTAPVFIDGEKAMTLRGEGIAREFKVIVQDYIERRFGGAKSAAE, from the coding sequence ATGTCGGCATCCCCCTCCCCCTGTGTTTCGCTTGGTTCCGAGGCCGTTCAAGCGGGGCCTGCGCCACGCCGCAGCTCGGTCGGCGTGCTGGTCGGGTCGGGGCCGGGCGCCGTAATGGTCGGCGGCGGCGCACCGATTGCCGTCCAATCCATGACCAATACCGATACCGCCGATGTCGATGGCACCGTCACCCAGGTGGCGGCACTGGCCCGCGCCGGGTCGGAACTCGTGCGCATCACGGTGGATCGCGACGAGGCTGCGGCGGCAGTGCCGCATATCCGCGAAAAGCTCGACAAGATGGGCGTCACCGTGCCGCTCATCGGCGATTTCCACTATATCGGCCATAAGCTTCTCGCCGAGCATCCGGCCTGCGCCGAAGCGCTCGCCAAATACCGGATCAATCCCGGCAATGTCGGCTTCAAGGACAAGCGCGACACGCAATTCTCGACGATCGTCGAATTCGCCATTCGATATGGCAAGACGGTCCGCATCGGCGCCAATTGGGGCTCGCTCGACCAAGAGCTATTGACCTCGCTGATGGACGAGAATGCGAAGTCGAATGCGCCGATCGAGGCCGCCGCGGTGATGCGCGAGGCGATGGTGCAATCCGCGCTTCTCTCCGCCGCGCGGGCGGAAGAGATCGGCCTGCCGCGCAACCGCATCATCCTGTCGGCGAAAGTCTCCGACGTGCAGCATTTGATCGCCGTCTATCGCATGCTCGCGAAGCGCAGCGATTATGCCCTGCATCTCGGCCTCACCGAGGCCGGGATGGGCACCAAGGGCATTGTCGCCTCCTCGGCCGCGCTCGGCATTCTGCTGCAGGAAGGCATCGGCGACACGATCCGCGTGTCCTTGACGCCGGAGCCCGGCGGCGACCGCACGCTCGAAGTTCAGGTCGGCCAGGAAATCCTCCAGACCATGGGCTTTCGTACATTCGTGCCGCTCGTCGCCGCCTGCCCCGGCTGCGGCCGCACCACATCGACGGTGTTCCAGGAATTGGCGCGCGACATCCAGAGCTATATCCGCGACGAGATGCCGATGTGGCGGGTGCGCTATCCGGGCGTCGAGACGCTGAATGTCGCGGTGATGGGCTGTATCGTGAATGGACCGGGCGAATCCAAACATGCCGATATCGGCATTTCCCTGCCCGGCACCGGCGAAACGCCGACCGCCCCGGTCTTCATCGACGGCGAGAAAGCGATGACCTTGCGCGGCGAAGGCATCGCCAGGGAATTCAAGGTGATCGTGCAGGATTATATCGAGCGGCGTTTTGGCGGCGCGAAAAGCGCGGCGGAGTAG
- a CDS encoding DUF1345 domain-containing protein, which translates to MSVSMTPEPRRSRLRVPLQVVQARPRLFISIVCGIVLGLMLPADWRVTTRVLMGWNTGALLYFVLAGMMILTASDESIARRAKTQDEGRFVILILTTLAAAMAIGAIIAQLATVKDLKGVAKDLHVTLAAVTIVSAWALIHLMFALHYAHEYVIERAAGQATPAKVRGGLVFPGVEAPDYLDFLYFSYVIGVACQTADVEISSRAMRRIALVHGVVAFFFNSAVLALTINIAAGLI; encoded by the coding sequence ATGTCGGTCTCGATGACGCCCGAGCCGCGCCGATCCCGTTTGAGAGTGCCCTTACAGGTCGTTCAGGCGCGGCCGCGCCTGTTCATCAGCATCGTCTGCGGAATTGTGCTGGGCTTAATGCTGCCGGCGGATTGGCGAGTCACCACCCGTGTTCTGATGGGCTGGAACACCGGGGCTCTGCTTTATTTCGTCTTGGCCGGCATGATGATTCTCACGGCCTCGGATGAATCGATCGCGCGACGTGCCAAAACCCAAGATGAGGGGCGCTTCGTCATTCTCATCCTCACAACGCTTGCCGCGGCGATGGCGATCGGCGCGATCATCGCGCAGCTTGCCACCGTCAAGGATTTGAAAGGCGTCGCGAAAGACCTGCATGTCACGTTGGCGGCGGTCACGATCGTCAGCGCCTGGGCGCTCATCCATCTGATGTTCGCACTGCATTATGCACATGAATATGTCATCGAGCGCGCGGCAGGCCAAGCCACGCCGGCCAAGGTACGCGGCGGACTGGTCTTTCCGGGGGTCGAGGCGCCCGACTATCTCGATTTTCTCTATTTTTCTTATGTGATCGGGGTCGCTTGCCAGACCGCCGACGTCGAAATTTCCTCGCGGGCGATGCGCCGCATTGCGCTCGTCCATGGCGTGGTGGCGTTTTTCTTCAACAGCGCGGTTCTGGCCCTGACAATCAATATTGCCGCGGGCCTGATCTGA
- a CDS encoding polyprenyl synthetase family protein, whose protein sequence is MTAATAADEFNARLSAVADATEHMLDGLLAAAALPGETYRPPRFLEAMRYASLGGGKRLRPFLMIETARLFGVEGEGVLRAAAALEMIHCYSLVHDDLPALDNDDLRRGRPTTHKAYDEATAILVGDGLLTYAFDVTADPATHPDPAIRAALVLALARCAGLGGMVGGQVLDLEAEASAEPHTPEAVIKLQSMKTGALLHYAVMAGAIFAQADAKAKEALSRYGQALGAAFQVADDILDVEADEAALGKRAGKDAHRNKATLVAALGLAAARERRDRLAADAIAALDLFPQGQTAAILKEAAQFAVARKS, encoded by the coding sequence ATGACGGCAGCGACCGCCGCAGACGAATTTAACGCGCGGCTTTCGGCCGTGGCCGATGCGACCGAACATATGCTCGATGGCCTTTTGGCGGCGGCTGCTCTGCCGGGCGAGACCTATCGGCCGCCGCGTTTCCTCGAAGCCATGCGCTATGCGAGCCTTGGCGGCGGCAAGCGGCTGCGGCCATTTTTGATGATCGAAACGGCGCGGCTCTTCGGGGTCGAGGGCGAAGGCGTGCTGCGCGCCGCCGCGGCGCTGGAAATGATCCATTGCTATTCGCTGGTCCATGACGACCTGCCGGCGCTCGACAATGATGATTTGCGCCGTGGCCGGCCGACGACCCATAAAGCCTATGACGAGGCGACGGCCATTCTCGTCGGCGATGGCCTCTTGACCTATGCTTTTGACGTGACGGCCGATCCTGCGACCCATCCAGATCCTGCCATCCGGGCCGCGCTCGTGCTTGCGCTGGCGCGCTGCGCCGGTCTTGGCGGCATGGTCGGTGGTCAGGTGCTCGATCTCGAGGCCGAGGCTTCGGCCGAGCCGCACACGCCTGAGGCGGTGATCAAGCTCCAGTCGATGAAGACGGGCGCGCTTTTGCATTATGCGGTCATGGCCGGCGCGATCTTCGCGCAGGCCGATGCCAAGGCGAAGGAAGCTCTGTCGCGTTATGGCCAGGCGCTCGGCGCCGCTTTCCAAGTCGCCGACGACATTCTCGATGTCGAAGCGGATGAGGCCGCGCTTGGCAAGCGTGCCGGCAAGGACGCGCATCGCAATAAGGCGACGCTTGTCGCGGCGCTCGGCCTTGCAGCGGCGCGCGAACGCCGCGATCGTCTCGCTGCCGACGCGATTGCGGCGCTCGATCTTTTCCCGCAAGGACAGACAGCCGCGATCCTCAAAGAGGCGGCGCAATTCGCGGTCGCGAGAAAGAGCTGA
- the mtgA gene encoding monofunctional biosynthetic peptidoglycan transglycosylase yields MLRKIGGFGILGGIARWVLRLCMVLALVLAGLIIAYRFVTPVSTLMLLQMVEQKKIDRIYVPLDRVSPHLIAALITSEDAHFCHDHGVDWGALREVIDQSGEDGPSRGASTITMQVARNLFLWQSRSYIRKGLEIPLALLLDFAWPKRRILEIYLNVAEWGHGIFGAEAASETYFHKSVHDLTPAEAALLVGVLPDPHDRDPRHPDRALLYHARVVMRRLHYGRPALACLRREG; encoded by the coding sequence ATGTTACGAAAGATCGGCGGTTTTGGCATATTGGGCGGGATCGCGCGATGGGTCCTGCGCCTATGTATGGTACTCGCCTTGGTTCTCGCCGGCCTTATCATCGCCTATCGCTTCGTGACACCGGTTTCAACGCTGATGCTGCTCCAGATGGTCGAGCAGAAGAAAATCGACCGCATCTATGTGCCGCTCGACCGCGTATCCCCGCATCTGATCGCCGCGCTCATCACGTCCGAAGATGCGCATTTCTGTCACGATCACGGCGTCGACTGGGGCGCCCTGCGCGAGGTCATCGACCAAAGCGGCGAGGACGGCCCCTCGCGCGGTGCTTCGACCATCACGATGCAGGTCGCCAGAAATCTTTTCCTCTGGCAGTCGCGCTCCTATATCCGCAAGGGCCTGGAAATTCCGCTCGCCCTGCTGCTCGATTTCGCCTGGCCGAAGCGGCGGATTCTCGAAATTTATCTGAACGTCGCCGAATGGGGCCATGGCATTTTCGGGGCCGAAGCGGCATCCGAAACTTATTTTCATAAAAGCGTTCACGATCTCACTCCGGCGGAAGCGGCGCTGCTCGTCGGCGTTTTGCCCGATCCGCATGATCGCGATCCCCGCCACCCCGACCGGGCTTTGCTCTATCATGCCAGGGTCGTCATGCGGCGGCTCCATTATGGACGGCCAGCCCTTGCCTGCCTGCGGCGGGAGGGGTAG
- the rpmF gene encoding 50S ribosomal protein L32, protein MAVPKRKTSPMKRGFRRSADALTAPTYVEDKDSGELRRPHHIDLKTGMYRGRQVLKPKTEQE, encoded by the coding sequence ATGGCCGTCCCGAAACGAAAAACCTCCCCGATGAAACGGGGGTTCCGCCGCTCGGCGGATGCGCTCACGGCGCCGACTTACGTCGAGGATAAGGATTCCGGCGAGTTGCGGCGTCCGCATCACATCGATCTGAAGACCGGCATGTATCGCGGCCGGCAAGTCTTGAAGCCCAAGACCGAGCAGGAATGA
- the phbB gene encoding acetoacetyl-CoA reductase: MARVAVVSGGTRGIGAAISKALAAAGHKVAAVYHGNDEAAAEFKAETAIPVYKWDVADYAACAAGLARVVSDLGPVDILVNNAGITRDVQFHKMTPDQWYEVVNTNLNSLFNMTRPVIEGMRDRGFGRIVNISSINGQKGQRGQTNYSASKSGDIGFTKSLAQENANKGITVNAICPGYIATDMVKAVPQDILEKAILPQIPVGRLGEPEEIARCVLFLVAEEAGFITGSTLSANGGQFMT; the protein is encoded by the coding sequence ATGGCTCGGGTGGCGGTGGTGAGCGGTGGAACACGCGGCATCGGAGCGGCGATCAGCAAGGCTTTAGCGGCGGCCGGCCATAAAGTCGCGGCCGTCTATCATGGCAATGACGAGGCCGCGGCCGAATTCAAGGCCGAGACGGCGATCCCCGTCTATAAATGGGATGTCGCCGATTATGCGGCCTGCGCCGCGGGCCTCGCCAGAGTCGTGTCGGATCTCGGTCCGGTCGACATTCTCGTCAACAATGCCGGCATTACGCGCGACGTCCAGTTCCATAAGATGACGCCGGACCAATGGTACGAGGTCGTCAATACCAATCTGAATTCGCTCTTCAACATGACCCGCCCCGTGATCGAGGGCATGCGCGATCGCGGCTTCGGCCGAATCGTCAATATTTCTTCGATCAATGGGCAGAAGGGGCAGCGCGGCCAGACCAATTATTCGGCGTCGAAATCGGGCGACATCGGCTTCACCAAGTCGCTGGCGCAGGAAAATGCCAATAAGGGGATCACGGTCAACGCAATCTGCCCCGGCTATATCGCCACCGATATGGTGAAGGCGGTGCCGCAAGACATTCTGGAGAAGGCGATCCTGCCGCAAATTCCGGTCGGCCGTTTGGGCGAACCGGAGGAGATCGCGCGCTGCGTCCTCTTCCTCGTGGCCGAGGAGGCCGGCTTCATCACCGGCTCGACGCTTTCCGCCAATGGCGGGCAGTTCATGACCTGA
- a CDS encoding acetyl-CoA C-acetyltransferase codes for MSRDIVIVSAARTPVGSFNGAFANMPAHELGAVAITAALQRAKVAAAEVDEVILGQILTATEGQNPARQAAMKAGIPQDKTAWGLNQVCGSGLRAVALGLQQIANGDAKVMVCGGQESMSLAPHAAHLRSGSKMGDVKFIDTMLRDGLIDAFQGYHMGITAENVAAKWQISRDEQDRFALGSQNKAEAAQKAGLFVDEIAPVTISTRKGDITVDSDEYIRSGTTLDSLAKLKPAFSKDGTVTAGNASGINDGAAALVLMSAEDAAARGLTPLARIASWATAGVDPSIMGSGPIPATRKALEKAGWKVKDLELVEANEAFAAQALAVNKDIGWDPAIVNVNGGAIAIGHPIGASGARILVTLLYEMQRRGVHKGLATLCIGGGMGIALAVER; via the coding sequence ATGTCGCGCGATATTGTAATCGTCAGCGCAGCGCGCACGCCCGTTGGCTCCTTCAACGGAGCCTTTGCCAACATGCCGGCGCATGAGCTCGGCGCGGTTGCCATCACTGCTGCACTGCAGCGGGCCAAAGTCGCCGCTGCCGAAGTCGATGAAGTCATCCTTGGACAAATTCTCACAGCCACGGAAGGGCAGAACCCGGCCCGGCAGGCGGCGATGAAGGCTGGTATTCCACAGGATAAGACCGCTTGGGGTTTGAACCAGGTCTGCGGCTCCGGGCTGCGCGCGGTCGCGCTTGGCCTGCAACAGATCGCCAATGGCGATGCCAAGGTCATGGTCTGCGGCGGCCAGGAAAGCATGTCGCTCGCGCCGCATGCCGCGCATCTGCGCTCCGGCAGCAAAATGGGCGACGTCAAATTCATCGATACGATGCTGCGCGACGGCCTGATCGATGCCTTCCAGGGCTATCACATGGGCATTACGGCGGAAAACGTCGCGGCCAAATGGCAGATCAGCCGGGATGAGCAAGACCGCTTCGCGCTCGGTTCGCAGAACAAGGCGGAGGCGGCGCAGAAGGCCGGCCTTTTCGTCGACGAGATCGCACCTGTCACCATATCCACCCGCAAGGGCGATATCACCGTCGACAGCGACGAATATATCCGCTCGGGGACGACGCTCGACTCGCTCGCTAAACTGAAGCCGGCCTTTTCCAAGGATGGCACAGTGACGGCCGGCAATGCCTCCGGGATCAATGATGGCGCGGCAGCCCTTGTGCTGATGAGCGCGGAAGACGCCGCGGCGCGCGGTCTTACGCCACTTGCCCGCATCGCCTCTTGGGCGACGGCAGGCGTCGATCCTTCGATCATGGGCTCGGGGCCGATCCCTGCGACTCGCAAGGCGCTGGAAAAGGCGGGTTGGAAGGTGAAGGATCTGGAGCTCGTCGAGGCCAATGAGGCTTTCGCGGCGCAAGCGCTCGCGGTCAACAAGGACATCGGGTGGGACCCGGCGATCGTGAATGTCAATGGCGGCGCGATCGCCATCGGCCATCCGATCGGCGCCTCCGGCGCCCGCATCCTCGTGACTTTGCTTTATGAAATGCAGCGCCGCGGCGTTCATAAGGGTCTCGCGACTCTTTGCATCGGCGGCGGCATGGGCATCGCTCTCGCGGTGGAACGCTGA